From the genome of Vicia villosa cultivar HV-30 ecotype Madison, WI linkage group LG2, Vvil1.0, whole genome shotgun sequence, one region includes:
- the LOC131646849 gene encoding methyl jasmonate esterase 1-like, whose amino-acid sequence MDNPRHFVLVHGACHGAWCWYKIVALLQSSGHKVTALDMAASGIHPKQVHEIDSIEDYYKPLIEFVRSLPQDERVILVGHSFGGICISMAMELFPKKIAVAVFVASMMPSPDLCFMTLRQEYHQRLDSNMDTEIIFDDSSNNKSNGSIIHGPQFLASKMYQLSPPEDLSLVMLLQRPFRSFGDQELLREETSVTKDNYGTVARVYVVCQQDKLLKLDFQLSMIKRNHTNDVKVIHDADHMAMFSKPQELFAYLQEIAKTYY is encoded by the exons ATGGATAATCCTAGACATTTCGTTTTGGTTCATGGAGCTTGTCATGGAGCATGGTGTTGGTACAAGATTGTTGCTCTATTGCAATCTTCTGGACATAAAGTCACAGCACTAGACATGGCTGCTTCTGGTATCCATCCAAAGCAAGTGCATGAGATTGATTCTATTGAAGATTATTATAAACCGTTGATTGAATTTGTAAGGTCATTGCCACAAGATGAGAGGGTAATCCTTGTAGGTCATAGCTTTGGTGGGATTTGTATATCTATGGCTATGGAATTATTTCCAAAGAAAATAGCAGTTGCTGTATTTGTTGCATCTATGATGCCTTCTCCGGATCTATGCTTCATGACTCTCCGCCAAGAG TATCATCAAAGATTGGATTCCAACATGGACACAGAGATTATATTTGACGATAGCTCAAATAATAAATCAAATGGATCCATAATACATGGGCCTCAATTCTTAGCATCTAAGATGTACCAACTGTCTCCACCTGAG GATTTGTCTCTTGTAATGTTATTACAAAGACCTTTTCGTAGTTTTGGCGATCAAGAACTATTACGAGAGGAAACAAGTGTCACAAAAGATAATTATGGGACTGTTGCTAGAGTCTACGTTGTGTGCCAACAAGACAAATTGTTAAAGCTTGATTTTCAATTGTCAATGATTAAGCGCAATCATACAAACGATGTCAAAGTGATTCATGACGCTGATCACATGGCCATGTTCTCTAAACCCCAAGAGCTTTTTGCATATCTTCAAGAAATTGCAAAGACGTATTATTAG